Proteins encoded by one window of Candidatus Aminicenantes bacterium:
- a CDS encoding TolC family protein, with protein sequence MAKSMKKKYSRLHDVLRKGVSLVLLLLPLWLAAAEDTLSLEQAVQLALKRNERSLAAGEQVAVTQGLLTMARAYFFPAVSLTGNYTRRPNAVERELNGQTITVQSLNALSGYASLSMILFDPYGIPAYRQALLENRAQRFNSAEVRRQLSFEVAAAFLTTLTMDQVYEATGDRLAYAGKTLEAARARYAAGLVSVNDVTRAELEYATAEMGRTQTQGEVQTAYLELGYLLDTAIEGNLAPPELLLSQSELPTAAAAELLPGAESRRLDLRALSWHAKAQHALSLKSGLRWLPSLSLSGQYRYTNEAGLTGKTTTWSAGLALNWSI encoded by the coding sequence GTGGCAAAAAGCATGAAAAAAAAATATTCCCGGTTGCATGACGTTTTGCGAAAAGGCGTGAGTTTGGTGTTGCTGCTTCTGCCGCTGTGGCTGGCGGCCGCCGAGGACACCCTGAGCCTGGAACAGGCCGTGCAGTTGGCCCTGAAGCGCAACGAGCGTTCCCTGGCGGCCGGCGAACAGGTGGCGGTGACCCAGGGACTGCTCACCATGGCCAGGGCGTATTTCTTTCCGGCCGTGTCCCTCACCGGCAACTACACCCGTCGGCCCAACGCGGTGGAGCGGGAGTTGAACGGCCAGACCATCACCGTCCAGAGCCTGAACGCCCTGTCCGGCTACGCCTCCCTGAGCATGATCCTGTTCGATCCCTACGGCATCCCCGCCTATCGCCAGGCGTTGCTGGAAAACCGGGCCCAGCGCTTCAACTCGGCCGAGGTCAGGCGCCAGCTTTCCTTCGAGGTCGCCGCCGCCTTCCTGACCACCCTGACCATGGACCAGGTCTACGAGGCCACCGGCGATCGTCTGGCCTATGCCGGCAAGACCCTCGAGGCGGCGCGCGCCCGCTATGCGGCCGGGCTCGTCTCGGTCAACGACGTGACCCGGGCGGAACTGGAGTATGCCACGGCCGAGATGGGCCGCACCCAGACGCAGGGGGAGGTGCAAACGGCCTACCTCGAACTCGGCTACCTGCTGGACACGGCCATCGAAGGCAACTTGGCCCCCCCGGAGCTTTTGTTGAGCCAGTCCGAGCTGCCGACTGCCGCCGCCGCCGAACTGCTGCCCGGCGCCGAGAGCCGGCGCCTCGATCTGCGCGCCCTTTCCTGGCATGCCAAAGCCCAGCACGCCCTGTCGCTCAAATCCGGCCTCAGATGGCTGCCCAGCCTGAGCCTGAGCGGTCAATACCGCTACACGAACGAGGCGGGGCTGACCGGCAAGACCACGACCTGGTCGGCCGGCCTGGCGCTCAACTGGTCGATCTT
- a CDS encoding thermonuclease family protein, which translates to MKTVAASVMAVLWLGTSLVTAAPVYKEPGRVMRIITGDTLTILYQGKWEEIKLLGLDMPETTLNDRVYEKALKNSTTPAEIINRGLSGREFVKKYLQYGSQIWIEFDVQKRDHFSRLLGYVYLADGRMLNEIILKSGLSEPLLLPPNLKYQQRFQELARQAQKDKNKPKADKANTVVLK; encoded by the coding sequence ATGAAAACCGTTGCCGCGAGTGTCATGGCCGTGCTGTGGCTGGGGACCTCCCTGGTAACCGCGGCCCCCGTCTACAAAGAGCCAGGCCGCGTCATGCGCATCATCACCGGCGACACCTTGACCATTTTGTACCAGGGCAAATGGGAGGAGATCAAGCTCCTCGGCCTCGACATGCCCGAAACCACGCTCAACGATCGCGTTTATGAAAAGGCGTTGAAAAATTCCACCACTCCGGCCGAAATCATCAACCGCGGCTTGAGCGGCCGGGAATTCGTCAAAAAATACCTGCAATACGGCAGCCAAATATGGATCGAATTCGACGTGCAGAAGCGCGATCACTTCTCGCGCCTGCTGGGATACGTTTACCTTGCCGACGGCCGCATGCTCAATGAAATCATCCTGAAGTCCGGCTTGAGCGAACCGCTGCTGCTTCCGCCCAACCTCAAGTACCAGCAGCGCTTCCAGGAACTGGCCCGCCAGGCGCAGAAGGATAAAAACAAGCCGAAGGCCGACAAGGCCAATACGGTCGTTTTAAAGTAG
- a CDS encoding serine hydrolase yields the protein MLERFISCQIEKKRFPGLTLLVAEKGRVLLERRFGCLAVWPEPEALDQAALYDLASLTKPLVTAFLAVHMLEKKQWRLEDEARRFFPALPAAITLEHLLSHSAGFVPWHPFYLYRPLSDLEQLAALKSIAAPGTRVVYSDVGYILLRHVLEKTAGLEFKEMAAEIVFNPLQLQNTFFLVPESAKVRCAPTEIGNIYERNMCRPEHEEAAACFSWRTRLLRGEVHDANSFYSNGSAGNAGLFASARDLFSLSREFFPETATLLRAESLELFWQNRTPWSALHRSLGFKLNSSRPTSGGSALSPKAIGHSGFTGTSLWLEPETQRQWIILSNRIHPRVRKIDFDVTRRKLHQLLKNELNLL from the coding sequence ATGCTTGAACGGTTCATCTCCTGCCAGATTGAAAAAAAACGCTTCCCCGGCCTGACGCTCCTGGTGGCCGAAAAAGGGCGGGTGCTGCTGGAGCGGCGCTTCGGCTGCCTGGCGGTCTGGCCCGAGCCTGAAGCGTTGGACCAGGCGGCGTTGTATGACCTGGCTTCGCTGACCAAACCCTTGGTGACCGCTTTCCTGGCCGTGCATATGCTTGAAAAGAAACAATGGCGCCTGGAAGACGAGGCGCGGCGATTTTTCCCGGCCTTGCCGGCGGCGATCACCCTGGAACATCTGCTGAGCCACAGCGCCGGCTTCGTGCCTTGGCATCCCTTTTACCTCTACCGGCCGCTCTCCGACCTGGAGCAACTCGCTGCTCTAAAAAGCATTGCCGCTCCCGGTACCCGGGTGGTGTATTCCGATGTCGGTTACATCCTGCTGCGCCACGTGCTGGAAAAAACGGCCGGTCTCGAATTCAAGGAAATGGCCGCCGAAATCGTATTCAACCCTCTCCAATTGCAGAACACGTTTTTCCTGGTCCCGGAATCGGCAAAAGTGCGCTGCGCGCCGACGGAAATCGGCAATATTTATGAACGGAACATGTGCCGGCCCGAGCATGAAGAAGCGGCAGCCTGCTTTTCCTGGCGCACCCGGTTATTGCGGGGGGAGGTGCATGACGCGAATTCCTTCTACAGCAACGGCAGCGCCGGCAACGCCGGTTTGTTTGCCAGCGCCCGGGACCTGTTCAGCCTCAGCCGGGAGTTTTTTCCAGAAACGGCGACGCTGCTCAGGGCCGAATCGCTCGAGCTGTTCTGGCAGAACCGCACCCCCTGGAGCGCCCTGCACCGCTCGCTCGGTTTCAAGCTGAATTCGTCGCGGCCGACTTCCGGCGGCAGCGCCCTGTCGCCCAAGGCCATCGGCCACAGCGGCTTCACCGGCACGTCGCTGTGGCTCGAGCCCGAAACGCAAAGACAGTGGATCATCTTGAGCAACCGCATCCATCCCCGGGTCAGAAAAATCGATTTCGATGTCACGCGCCGCAAACTGCACCAACTGCTGAAAAATGAATTGAATCTACTTTAA